The Helianthus annuus cultivar XRQ/B chromosome 16, HanXRQr2.0-SUNRISE, whole genome shotgun sequence genome includes a window with the following:
- the LOC110915165 gene encoding uncharacterized mitochondrial protein ymf1-like, whose amino-acid sequence MPFGRSLLQRESLLRVSGEERSPEILISFHSSGSTSNQWRKLKNPWFPGRTLFRPSCFRTGKKKRFFAQLAHSAGPTCISYLAEEASDRLEFLPSWDSMDQDLLLLYGQYRSTLVDHMDVEKASHFDELETSLFHFYLPSSYLCFVCSPEEFDLFNLGIPPK is encoded by the coding sequence ATGCCATTCGGAAGAAGTCTTCTACAGAGGGAAAGCCTGTTACGAGTAAGTGGAGAGGAAAGATCTCCAGAGATTCTTATCTCATTCCATTCCAGTGGCTCAACCAGTAACCAATGGCGAAAACTAAAAAATCCATGGTTTCCCGGTAGAACCCTATTTCGCCCAAGTTGTTTCAGAACCGGAAAAAAGAAGCGGTTTTTCGCACAGCTTGCGCATAGTGCAGGTCCCACTTGTATATCGTATTTGGCCGAAGAAGCATCGGACAGGTTGGAGTTCTTACCTTCTTGGGATTCCATGGACCAAGATCTGCTTTTATTATATGGGCAATACCGATCTACTTTAGTAGATCATATGGATGTAGAAAAAGCTTCTCATTTTGATGAATTGGAAACATCTCTTTTCCATTTCTATTTACCCAGTTCATATCTTTGTTTCGTGTGTTCCCCGGAGGAATTCGATCTCTTCAATCTCGGGATACCACCTAAATAA
- the LOC110915164 gene encoding protein ESMERALDA 1-like: protein MALSGKLIGYVEISKNGDFFHDLFRHNPHKMFAIAPDRAHDCELHEGDRGAVGSVITWHYTEGGKRKISKQIIEYANEENHMIVFNVIGGELAEIYKSFKITLHVEPKGDGKVGLMLRGMGFGKHTSIFLASGKIYDSERYMAPLLEMFPLLQTKEMLASAEELAPFKNYSSRMAAIDYTVCLHSEVFVTTQGGNFPHLLLGHRRYLFNGHSKTIKPDKRKLAVYFDNPKIGWKTFKRHMLSMRAHSDAKGIELKRPNDSIYSFPCPNCMCRTNKTDDSRKTPKP from the exons ATGGCTCTATCAGGAAAGTTAATCGGTTACGTTGAGATCAGTAAAAACGGTGATTTCTTCCACGATCTCTTTAGGCACAACCCGCACAAGATGTTTGCAATAGCTCCAGACAGGGCTCATGACTGTGAGTTGCATGAGGGTGATAGAGGGGCTGTTGGATCAGTCATCACTTGGCACTACACTGAAG GGGGAAAGAGGAAAATATCGAAGCAGATAATTGAGTACGCCAACGAGGAAAACCACATGATTGTGTTCAATGTAATCGGAGGGGAGCTTGCGGAGATATACAAGAGCTTTAAAATCACTTTGCATGTTGAACCAAAGGGTGATGGGAAG gTTGGTTTGATGCTTAGAGGAATGGGATTTGGTAAACATACATCTATATTCCTAGCTTCCGGAAAAATATACGATTCCGAGAGATACATGGCTCCACTTCTTGAAATGTTTCctcttttacaaacaaaagagATGCTTGCATCTGCTGAGGAACTTGCTCCGTTTAAG AACTATTCTTCTAGGATGGCAGCTATCGATTATACCGTCTGTCTCCATAGTGAAGTATTTGTTACAACTCAAGGTGGAAACTTTCCTCATCTTTTGTTGGGTCATAGAAGATATCTGTTTAATGGGCATTCAAAGACAATCAAGCCTGACAAACGCAAGTTGGCAGTCTATTTCGATAACCCAAAAATCGG GTGGAAAACATTCAAAAGGCACATGTTAAGCATGCGGGCCCATAGCGACGCGAAAGGAATTGAACTGAAAAGGCCAAACGACTCGATATATTCATTCCCATGTCCAAATTGCATGTGCCGTACAAATAAAACCGATGATTCAAGAAAGACACCCAAACCATGA
- the LOC110915163 gene encoding protein ESMERALDA 1-like isoform X4, whose protein sequence is MSSVWKHTKGGDWRPCINKFSGALPESNGYIYVEANGGLNQQRTSICNAVAVAGYLNATLVIPNFHFHSIWRDPSKFSDIYDEEFFVKTLENDVRVVDSVPGYLMERFDHNLTNVFNFRIKAYSPIQYYKDIVLPRLLEEKFIRISPFANRLSFDAPPDVQRLRCLANYEALRFSNPLLTMGETLVSRMKERSANNGGKYISVHLRFEEDMVAFSCCVYDGGAKEREDMIAARERGWKGKFTKPGRVLQPGANRVNGKCPLTPLEVGLMLRGMGFGKHTSIFLASGKIYDSERYMAPLLEMFPLLQTKEMLASAEELAPFKNYSSRMAAIDYTVCLHSEVFVTTQGGNFPHLLLGHRRYLFNGHSKTIKPDKRKLAVYFDNPKIGWKTFKRHMLSMRAHSDAKGIELKRPNDSIYSFPCPNCMCRTNKTDDSRKTPKP, encoded by the exons ATGTCGTCTGTATGGAAACATACCAAAGGTGGAGACTGGAGGCCTTGTATAAACAAGTTTTCAGGAG CCTTGCCGGAATCAAACGGGTACATATATGTTGAGGCAAATGGTGGTTTGAACCAGCAAAGGACATCG ATTTGCAATGCAGTTGCTGTAGCAGGCTATCTTAACGCGACACTTGTCATCCCCAATTTCCATTTTCATAGTATTTGGAGAGATCCTAG CAAATTCAGTGACATATACGATGAAGAATTCTTCGTTAAAACATTGGAAAATGACGTACGCGTGGTTGACTCCGTACCTGGATACCTAATGGAAAGATTTGACCACAATCTGACCAACGTATTCAACTTCAGAATAAAGGCCTATTCACCCATTCAGTACTACAAAGATATAGTTCTTCCAAGACTTCTTGAAGAAAA ATTCATAAGGATTTCACCATTTGCAAACCGATTATCATTTGATGCTCCCCCTGACGTCCAACGGCTTCGATGTTTGGCTAACTATGAAGCTTTACGGTTTTCAAATCCTTTATTAACAATGGGAGAAACATTAGTTTCAAGAATGAAAGAGCGCAGTGCAAATAATGGTGGAAAATACATTTCTGTTCATCTACGTTTTGAGGAG GACATGGTTGCGTTCTCGTGTTGTGTGTATGATGGTGGAGCTAAAGAACGGGAAGATATGATAGCTGCTAGGGAGCGGGGGTGGAAAGGTAAGTTTACAAAGCCCGGTAGAGTTCTTCAGCCTGGAGCCAATAGGGTTAATGGAAAATGCCCCCTCACACCTCTAGAg gtTGGTTTGATGCTTAGAGGAATGGGATTTGGTAAACATACATCTATATTCCTAGCTTCCGGAAAAATATACGATTCCGAGAGATACATGGCTCCACTTCTTGAAATGTTTCctcttttacaaacaaaagagATGCTTGCATCTGCTGAGGAACTTGCTCCGTTTAAG AACTATTCTTCTAGGATGGCAGCTATCGATTATACCGTCTGTCTCCATAGTGAAGTATTTGTTACAACTCAAGGTGGAAACTTTCCTCATCTTTTGTTGGGTCATAGAAGATATCTGTTTAATGGGCATTCAAAGACAATCAAGCCTGACAAACGCAAGTTGGCAGTCTATTTCGATAACCCAAAAATCGG GTGGAAAACATTCAAAAGGCACATGTTAAGCATGCGGGCCCATAGCGACGCGAAAGGAATTGAACTGAAAAGGCCAAACGACTCGATATATTCATTCCCATGTCCAAATTGCATGTGCCGTACAAATAAAACCGATGATTCAAGAAAGACACCCAAACCATGA
- the LOC110915163 gene encoding protein ESMERALDA 1-like isoform X1, with protein sequence MHAKIRLPNSGHSTPSPPASPLRSPRLRHPRAGKSSGKFQFAVTNRSVAQRIAWIVLSVLLRRQGVFLFAPLLYISGMLFCMGTVSFDVVVPDVIKVRRAPGSVYRSPELYAKVRHEMDADNSSSDAMSSVWKHTKGGDWRPCINKFSGALPESNGYIYVEANGGLNQQRTSICNAVAVAGYLNATLVIPNFHFHSIWRDPSKFSDIYDEEFFVKTLENDVRVVDSVPGYLMERFDHNLTNVFNFRIKAYSPIQYYKDIVLPRLLEEKFIRISPFANRLSFDAPPDVQRLRCLANYEALRFSNPLLTMGETLVSRMKERSANNGGKYISVHLRFEEDMVAFSCCVYDGGAKEREDMIAARERGWKGKFTKPGRVLQPGANRVNGKCPLTPLEVGLMLRGMGFGKHTSIFLASGKIYDSERYMAPLLEMFPLLQTKEMLASAEELAPFKNYSSRMAAIDYTVCLHSEVFVTTQGGNFPHLLLGHRRYLFNGHSKTIKPDKRKLAVYFDNPKIGWKTFKRHMLSMRAHSDAKGIELKRPNDSIYSFPCPNCMCRTNKTDDSRKTPKP encoded by the exons ATGCACGCTAAAATCCGTCTACCTAACAGTGGACACAGCACTCCGTCACCGCCGGCATCTCCGCTCCGATCTCCTCGTCTCCGGCATCCTCGTGCCGGAAAATCCTCCGGTAAGTTTCAGTTCGCCGTTACTAACCGTTCAGTCGCTCAACGGATCGCGTGGATCGTTCTATCGGTTCTGTTACGTCGCCAGGGGGTTTTTCTGTTTGCTCCGCTACTGTATATCTCTGGTATGCTGTTTTGTATGGGAACGGTGTCGTTTGATGTTGTTGTTCCGGATGTTATTAAGGTCCGTAGGGCTCCTGGATCGGTGTACCGGAGTCCGGAACTGTATGCGAAGGTTCGGCATGAGATGGATGCTGATAATTCGAGCTCTGATGCG ATGTCGTCTGTATGGAAACATACCAAAGGTGGAGACTGGAGGCCTTGTATAAACAAGTTTTCAGGAG CCTTGCCGGAATCAAACGGGTACATATATGTTGAGGCAAATGGTGGTTTGAACCAGCAAAGGACATCG ATTTGCAATGCAGTTGCTGTAGCAGGCTATCTTAACGCGACACTTGTCATCCCCAATTTCCATTTTCATAGTATTTGGAGAGATCCTAG CAAATTCAGTGACATATACGATGAAGAATTCTTCGTTAAAACATTGGAAAATGACGTACGCGTGGTTGACTCCGTACCTGGATACCTAATGGAAAGATTTGACCACAATCTGACCAACGTATTCAACTTCAGAATAAAGGCCTATTCACCCATTCAGTACTACAAAGATATAGTTCTTCCAAGACTTCTTGAAGAAAA ATTCATAAGGATTTCACCATTTGCAAACCGATTATCATTTGATGCTCCCCCTGACGTCCAACGGCTTCGATGTTTGGCTAACTATGAAGCTTTACGGTTTTCAAATCCTTTATTAACAATGGGAGAAACATTAGTTTCAAGAATGAAAGAGCGCAGTGCAAATAATGGTGGAAAATACATTTCTGTTCATCTACGTTTTGAGGAG GACATGGTTGCGTTCTCGTGTTGTGTGTATGATGGTGGAGCTAAAGAACGGGAAGATATGATAGCTGCTAGGGAGCGGGGGTGGAAAGGTAAGTTTACAAAGCCCGGTAGAGTTCTTCAGCCTGGAGCCAATAGGGTTAATGGAAAATGCCCCCTCACACCTCTAGAg gtTGGTTTGATGCTTAGAGGAATGGGATTTGGTAAACATACATCTATATTCCTAGCTTCCGGAAAAATATACGATTCCGAGAGATACATGGCTCCACTTCTTGAAATGTTTCctcttttacaaacaaaagagATGCTTGCATCTGCTGAGGAACTTGCTCCGTTTAAG AACTATTCTTCTAGGATGGCAGCTATCGATTATACCGTCTGTCTCCATAGTGAAGTATTTGTTACAACTCAAGGTGGAAACTTTCCTCATCTTTTGTTGGGTCATAGAAGATATCTGTTTAATGGGCATTCAAAGACAATCAAGCCTGACAAACGCAAGTTGGCAGTCTATTTCGATAACCCAAAAATCGG GTGGAAAACATTCAAAAGGCACATGTTAAGCATGCGGGCCCATAGCGACGCGAAAGGAATTGAACTGAAAAGGCCAAACGACTCGATATATTCATTCCCATGTCCAAATTGCATGTGCCGTACAAATAAAACCGATGATTCAAGAAAGACACCCAAACCATGA
- the LOC110915163 gene encoding protein ESMERALDA 1-like isoform X3, translating into METYQRWRLEALYKQVFRSLKSSERTFLTNVNFLALPESNGYIYVEANGGLNQQRTSICNAVAVAGYLNATLVIPNFHFHSIWRDPSKFSDIYDEEFFVKTLENDVRVVDSVPGYLMERFDHNLTNVFNFRIKAYSPIQYYKDIVLPRLLEEKFIRISPFANRLSFDAPPDVQRLRCLANYEALRFSNPLLTMGETLVSRMKERSANNGGKYISVHLRFEEDMVAFSCCVYDGGAKEREDMIAARERGWKGKFTKPGRVLQPGANRVNGKCPLTPLEVGLMLRGMGFGKHTSIFLASGKIYDSERYMAPLLEMFPLLQTKEMLASAEELAPFKNYSSRMAAIDYTVCLHSEVFVTTQGGNFPHLLLGHRRYLFNGHSKTIKPDKRKLAVYFDNPKIGWKTFKRHMLSMRAHSDAKGIELKRPNDSIYSFPCPNCMCRTNKTDDSRKTPKP; encoded by the exons ATGGAAACATACCAAAGGTGGAGACTGGAGGCCTTGTATAAACAAGTTTTCAGGAG TTTAAAATCGTCTGAAAGGACATTTCTTACAAATGTCAATTTTTTAGCCTTGCCGGAATCAAACGGGTACATATATGTTGAGGCAAATGGTGGTTTGAACCAGCAAAGGACATCG ATTTGCAATGCAGTTGCTGTAGCAGGCTATCTTAACGCGACACTTGTCATCCCCAATTTCCATTTTCATAGTATTTGGAGAGATCCTAG CAAATTCAGTGACATATACGATGAAGAATTCTTCGTTAAAACATTGGAAAATGACGTACGCGTGGTTGACTCCGTACCTGGATACCTAATGGAAAGATTTGACCACAATCTGACCAACGTATTCAACTTCAGAATAAAGGCCTATTCACCCATTCAGTACTACAAAGATATAGTTCTTCCAAGACTTCTTGAAGAAAA ATTCATAAGGATTTCACCATTTGCAAACCGATTATCATTTGATGCTCCCCCTGACGTCCAACGGCTTCGATGTTTGGCTAACTATGAAGCTTTACGGTTTTCAAATCCTTTATTAACAATGGGAGAAACATTAGTTTCAAGAATGAAAGAGCGCAGTGCAAATAATGGTGGAAAATACATTTCTGTTCATCTACGTTTTGAGGAG GACATGGTTGCGTTCTCGTGTTGTGTGTATGATGGTGGAGCTAAAGAACGGGAAGATATGATAGCTGCTAGGGAGCGGGGGTGGAAAGGTAAGTTTACAAAGCCCGGTAGAGTTCTTCAGCCTGGAGCCAATAGGGTTAATGGAAAATGCCCCCTCACACCTCTAGAg gtTGGTTTGATGCTTAGAGGAATGGGATTTGGTAAACATACATCTATATTCCTAGCTTCCGGAAAAATATACGATTCCGAGAGATACATGGCTCCACTTCTTGAAATGTTTCctcttttacaaacaaaagagATGCTTGCATCTGCTGAGGAACTTGCTCCGTTTAAG AACTATTCTTCTAGGATGGCAGCTATCGATTATACCGTCTGTCTCCATAGTGAAGTATTTGTTACAACTCAAGGTGGAAACTTTCCTCATCTTTTGTTGGGTCATAGAAGATATCTGTTTAATGGGCATTCAAAGACAATCAAGCCTGACAAACGCAAGTTGGCAGTCTATTTCGATAACCCAAAAATCGG GTGGAAAACATTCAAAAGGCACATGTTAAGCATGCGGGCCCATAGCGACGCGAAAGGAATTGAACTGAAAAGGCCAAACGACTCGATATATTCATTCCCATGTCCAAATTGCATGTGCCGTACAAATAAAACCGATGATTCAAGAAAGACACCCAAACCATGA
- the LOC110915163 gene encoding protein ESMERALDA 1-like isoform X2 produces MGLGARDVVCMETYQRWRLEALYKQVFRSLKSSERTFLTNVNFLALPESNGYIYVEANGGLNQQRTSICNAVAVAGYLNATLVIPNFHFHSIWRDPSKFSDIYDEEFFVKTLENDVRVVDSVPGYLMERFDHNLTNVFNFRIKAYSPIQYYKDIVLPRLLEEKFIRISPFANRLSFDAPPDVQRLRCLANYEALRFSNPLLTMGETLVSRMKERSANNGGKYISVHLRFEEDMVAFSCCVYDGGAKEREDMIAARERGWKGKFTKPGRVLQPGANRVNGKCPLTPLEVGLMLRGMGFGKHTSIFLASGKIYDSERYMAPLLEMFPLLQTKEMLASAEELAPFKNYSSRMAAIDYTVCLHSEVFVTTQGGNFPHLLLGHRRYLFNGHSKTIKPDKRKLAVYFDNPKIGWKTFKRHMLSMRAHSDAKGIELKRPNDSIYSFPCPNCMCRTNKTDDSRKTPKP; encoded by the exons atgggcctaggcgcaagag ATGTCGTCTGTATGGAAACATACCAAAGGTGGAGACTGGAGGCCTTGTATAAACAAGTTTTCAGGAG TTTAAAATCGTCTGAAAGGACATTTCTTACAAATGTCAATTTTTTAGCCTTGCCGGAATCAAACGGGTACATATATGTTGAGGCAAATGGTGGTTTGAACCAGCAAAGGACATCG ATTTGCAATGCAGTTGCTGTAGCAGGCTATCTTAACGCGACACTTGTCATCCCCAATTTCCATTTTCATAGTATTTGGAGAGATCCTAG CAAATTCAGTGACATATACGATGAAGAATTCTTCGTTAAAACATTGGAAAATGACGTACGCGTGGTTGACTCCGTACCTGGATACCTAATGGAAAGATTTGACCACAATCTGACCAACGTATTCAACTTCAGAATAAAGGCCTATTCACCCATTCAGTACTACAAAGATATAGTTCTTCCAAGACTTCTTGAAGAAAA ATTCATAAGGATTTCACCATTTGCAAACCGATTATCATTTGATGCTCCCCCTGACGTCCAACGGCTTCGATGTTTGGCTAACTATGAAGCTTTACGGTTTTCAAATCCTTTATTAACAATGGGAGAAACATTAGTTTCAAGAATGAAAGAGCGCAGTGCAAATAATGGTGGAAAATACATTTCTGTTCATCTACGTTTTGAGGAG GACATGGTTGCGTTCTCGTGTTGTGTGTATGATGGTGGAGCTAAAGAACGGGAAGATATGATAGCTGCTAGGGAGCGGGGGTGGAAAGGTAAGTTTACAAAGCCCGGTAGAGTTCTTCAGCCTGGAGCCAATAGGGTTAATGGAAAATGCCCCCTCACACCTCTAGAg gtTGGTTTGATGCTTAGAGGAATGGGATTTGGTAAACATACATCTATATTCCTAGCTTCCGGAAAAATATACGATTCCGAGAGATACATGGCTCCACTTCTTGAAATGTTTCctcttttacaaacaaaagagATGCTTGCATCTGCTGAGGAACTTGCTCCGTTTAAG AACTATTCTTCTAGGATGGCAGCTATCGATTATACCGTCTGTCTCCATAGTGAAGTATTTGTTACAACTCAAGGTGGAAACTTTCCTCATCTTTTGTTGGGTCATAGAAGATATCTGTTTAATGGGCATTCAAAGACAATCAAGCCTGACAAACGCAAGTTGGCAGTCTATTTCGATAACCCAAAAATCGG GTGGAAAACATTCAAAAGGCACATGTTAAGCATGCGGGCCCATAGCGACGCGAAAGGAATTGAACTGAAAAGGCCAAACGACTCGATATATTCATTCCCATGTCCAAATTGCATGTGCCGTACAAATAAAACCGATGATTCAAGAAAGACACCCAAACCATGA
- the LOC110915162 gene encoding uncharacterized protein LOC110915162, with protein sequence MREYFIQFQDREKDFEHKNHLALLVLSQIIVADMVDRSSIRRRKSIAMDNDSGQSSSSTAAVVIGSQIVCESVRHSAILRAASFRCILDSLQFALLDTRASAQSSTTLSSVPVPTRAY encoded by the exons ATGCGCG AGTATTTCATTCAATTTCAAGACCGTGAAAAGGATTTCGAGCACAAGAATCATCTTGCTTTGTTAGTTCTTAGCCAAATCATAGTTGCAG ACATGGTTGATCGATCTTCCATTAGGAGAAGGAAATCGATTGCAATGGATAATGATAGTGGGCAATCATCATCGTCTACTGCTGCTGTTGTCATTGGTTCACAAATTGTCTGCGAATCGGTAAGACACTCCGCAATACTCAGGGCTGCATCATTCCGGTGTATCCTTGACAGTTTGCAATTTGCACTGCTTGATACTCGAGCAAGTGCACAATCGTCTACAACATTAAGTAGCGTGCCTGTGCCTACCCGGGCGTATTGA